From Antennarius striatus isolate MH-2024 chromosome 14, ASM4005453v1, whole genome shotgun sequence, the proteins below share one genomic window:
- the npvf gene encoding pro-FMRFamide-related neuropeptide VF: protein MLTAVILSTFLIMSRLGGKPIHSDKTLSTNDGRHSVRKQPHQQIKQELRRSLDLQRFKVHMTPTTGKITFPNILKLDPPISNPLHLHTNLPLRFGRNSNDNEVRTANSTPNMPQRFGRSWGVTQPCTYCSNIQDAPKKPQRPGRSSLFQSLLRSLRRNSY from the exons ATGCTGACCGCCGTGATTCTGTCAACTTTCCTGATAATGAGCAGGCTTGGAGGGAAACCGATCCACAGTGATAAAACTTTGAGCACCAACGATGGAAGACACTCTGTGAGGAAACAGCCACATCAACAG ATAAAACAAGAACTTCGCAGGAGTTTGGATCTACAGAGGTTTAAAGTACACATGACCCCCACCACCGGCAAAATCACCTTCCCAAACATCCTCAAGCTTGACCCACCCATTTCTAATCCTCTCCACCTGCACACCAACTTGCCCTTGCGTTTTGGAAGGAATAGTAACGACAATGAAGTCAGAACGGCAAACTCAACCCCCAACATGCCCCAGAGGTTCGGAAGGTCCTGGGGAGTGACTCAGCCGTGTACATACTGCTCCAATATCCAGGACGCACCAAAGAAACCTCAGAGACCCGGGAGAAGCAGCCTGTTTCAGAGCCTTCTTAGGTCTCTAAGACGGAACAGTTACTAA